A portion of the Vicia villosa cultivar HV-30 ecotype Madison, WI unplaced genomic scaffold, Vvil1.0 ctg.000591F_1_1_3, whole genome shotgun sequence genome contains these proteins:
- the LOC131629686 gene encoding ubiquitin-conjugating enzyme E2 2 yields MSTPARKRLMRDFKRLQQDPPAGISGAPQDNNIMLWNAVIFGPDDTPWDGGTFKLTLQFTEDYPNKPPTVRFVSRMFHPNIYADGSICLDILQNQWSPIYDVAAILTSIQSLLCDPNPNSPANSEAARMFSENKREYNRRIREIVEQSWTAD; encoded by the exons ATGTCGACTCCTGCTAGGAAGAGACTGATGAGAGATTTTAAGAGGTTGCAACAAGATCCTCCTGCTGGCATCAGTGGGGCACCCCAAGACAACAATATCATGCTTTGGAATGCTGTGATCTTTGG GCCAGATGACACCCCTTGGGATGGAG GTACGTTCAAGTTGACGCTTCAGTTCACAGAGGATTATCCTAACAAACCACCTACTGTGCGCTTTGTTTCTCGGATGTTTCATCCAAACA TTTATGCAGATGGAAGTATATGCTTGGATATTTTACAAAATCAGTGGAGTCCAATTTATGACGTGGCTGCTATACTTACCTCAATTCAG TCATTGTTGTGTGATCCAAACCCAAATTCTCCAGCAAATTCTGAAGCTGCTAGAATGTTCAGCGAAAACAAGCGTGAATACAACCGTAGAATACGTGAGATTGTCGAGCAGAGTTGGACTGCTGATTAA
- the LOC131629691 gene encoding uncharacterized protein LOC131629691 → MEASSSRGSHPPNQDELCNEKFNLIINVVDISSDDELIKSVNSRIAKRLRTRKGKVVADTNSPKPNRTRVVVGPLKYWSKVNVSSKKRKIRTETEFEDDVGDVQDITRVKKTVTKQSSVKVPNTPMDNISFHSFDNVGTWRFVYQRRISLERELVGFAKCYEVMVKEFVVNISVDSADPGSQNFRKIYVRGKCVHFSPAVINRYLGRSEDEGCDLEVTDNQHKIGAANWVSTNHTSIVAVGLGKFLYIVGTKTSFDYGTYTFYQTVRHAATNVTKMPIVFPSLICGVVLNQHPGILLSTNVVCKRESALSLHEKLFTGKHVADIVLASAEKKPSTKADVDLALKETCEDLDEIIATSTKWKLDIEQLIKSLEQSNGNRIGDSTEEEPAEAHRSVEGTTP, encoded by the exons ATGGAGGCATCATCTTCTAGGGGATCCCATCCACCCAATCAGGATGAACTGTGTAATGAGAAGTTCAATCTTATCATTAATGTTGTTGACATATCCTCTGATGATGAACTCATCAAGAGTGTGAATTCTAGGATTGCAAAAAGGCTGCGGACTAGAAAAGGTAAAGTTGTGGCTGATACAAATTCTCCCAAACCTAACAGGACGCGGGTTGTTGTTGGGCCGTTAAAGTATTGGAGCAAAGTGAATGTTTCTTCCAAGAAGAGAAAGATTAGGACAGAGACTGAGTTTGAAGATGATGTTGGTGATGTTCAGGACATCACGCGTGTAAAGAAAACTGTGACCAAGCAGTCATCTGTGAAAGTTCCAAACACTCCTATGGATAacatctcttttcattcttttgaCAATGTAGGAACATGGAGATTTGTGTATCAAAGAAGGATTTCCCTGGAGAGAGAACTAG TTGGCTTTGCTAAATGCTATGAGGTTATGGTTAAGGAGTTTGTTGTGAACATCTCCGTGGACTCTGCTGACCCTGGAAGCCAGAATTTCAGGAAAATCTATGTAAGGGGTAAATGTGTTCACTTCTCCCCTGCGGTGATCAACAGGTATTTGGGAAGAAGTGAGGACGAGGGATGTGACCTGGAGGTGACTGATAATCAA CACAAGATTGGAGCTGCCAATTGGGTTTCCACCAATCATACTTCAATAGTGGCAGTTGGGTTGGGGAAGTTTCTCTATATTGTGGGTACCAAAACTAGCTTTGACTATGGTACTTATACTTTTTATCAAACTGTGAGACATGCTGCAACCAATGTCACCAAAATGCCTATTGTATTTCCTTCCTTAATATGTGGTGTTGTCCTCAACCAGCACCCTGGAATCTTGTTAAGCACTAATGTGGTTTGTAAGAGAGAATCTGCCTTGTCTCTccatgaaaaattatttacaggTAAACATGTTGCAGATATTGTCCTGGCATCTGCTGAGAAGAAACCGTCTACCAAAGCTGATGTTGATTTAGCTCTGAAGGAGACCTGCGAGGACTTGGATGAGATCATTGCTACCAGTACCAAATGGAAGCTTGACATTGAACAATTAATTAAGAGTCTTGAGCAGTCTAATGGCAATAGGATTGGTGACAGCACTGAAGAAGAACCTGCTGAGGCACATCGGTCTGTTGAAGGCACTACTCCATAG